The Globicephala melas chromosome 20, mGloMel1.2, whole genome shotgun sequence genome contains a region encoding:
- the POLG2 gene encoding DNA polymerase subunit gamma-2 isoform X2, with product MRCGAAVRAGQKVCRCLLSGFSRVDGRQLTEGSGSFVGPLRSHGELPPVSELREGPESGGEESEVLVEICQKRRFLSGTKRQLSRDSLLSGCHPGLGPLGIELRKNLAAEWWSAVVVFREQVFPVDALYHEPGPSLPGDSAFRLVSAETLREILQDKELSKEQLGAFLENLLKTSGKLRENLLHGALEHYVNYLDLLNKRLPFGLAQIGVCFHPVSDTKQTPDGVKRIGEKTEASLVWFTSARTASQWLDFWLRHRLLWWRKFAVSPSNFSSSDCQDEAGRKGNKLYYNFPWGKEPIETLWNLGDHELLRMYPENVAQLHGRDGRKNVVPSVLSINGDLDRGMLAYLYDSFQLTENSFTRKKDLHRKVLKLHPCLAPIKVALDVGRGPTVELRQVCQGLFNELLENGISVWPGYLETVPSSLEQLYSKYDEMSILFTVLITEATLENGLIHLRSRDTTMKETMHISKVKDFLTKYISSAKNV from the exons ATGCGCTGTGGTGCAGCCGTCAGGGCCGGCCAGAAAGTCTGCAGGTGCCTGCTGTCTGGGTTTAGTCGAGTAGATGGGAGGCAGTTGACGGAAGGGAGCGGCTCCTTTGTAGGGCCCTTGAGGTCGCACGGGGAGCTGCCCCCGGTGAGCGAGCTGAGAGAAGGCCCCGAGTCTGGCGGCGAGGAGAGCGAGGTGCTGGTTGAGATCTGTCAGAAAAGGCGTTTCCTCAGTGGCACCAAGCGACAGCTTAGTCGAGATTCTCTTCTGAGCGGGTGCCACCCCGGCCTTGGCCCCTTGGGTATAGAGTTGCGGAAGAACCTGGCGGCAGAATGGTGGTCCGCGGTGGTGGTGTTCAGGGAGCAGGTCTTCCCGGTAGACGCCCTCTACCATGAACCAGGCCCTTCGCTGCCCGGGGACAGTGCCTTCAGGTTAGTTTCTGCAGAAACGCTACGCGAAATCTTGCAAGACAAAGAGCTGAGTAAGGAACAGCTAGGAGCATTTCTTGAGAACTTACTGAAAACTTCTGGGAAACTACGGGAGAACCTTCTTCACG GTGCCTTGGAGCATTATGTTAATTACCTGGATCTGCTAAACAAGAGGCTACCTTTTGGCCTTGCTCAGATTGGAGTGTGTTTTCATCCTGTTTCTGATACTAAGCAGACACCTGATGGTGTTAAAAG AATCGGTGAAAAGACTGAAGCTTCACTGGTATGGTTTACTTCAGCAAGAACTGCAAGCCAGTGGCTTGATTTCTGGTTACGTCATCGACTCCTGTGGTGGAGAAAG tttgctgTGAGTCCATCTAACTTCAGCAGCAGTGATTGTCAGGATGAAGCGGGCCGAAAAGGAAACAAACTTTACTACAATTTTCCGTGGGGAAAGGAGCCAATAGAAACCCTGTGGAATCTAGGAGATCATGAACTTTTACGCATGTATCCTGAAAATGTAGCTCAATTACAT GGCAGAGATGGACGGAAAAATGTGGTTCCTTCTGTTTTATCCATAAATGGAGATCTAGACCGAGGCATGCTGGCATATCTCTACGATTCTTTCCAGCTAACAGAGAACTCCTTTACAAGAAAGAAAGATCTTCATAGAAAG GTGCTTAAACTTCACCCTTGTTTAGCCCCTATTAAGGTTGCTTTGGATGTGGGAAGAGGCCCAACAGTGGAACTAAGACAG GTTTGTCAAGGGCTATTTAATGAATTATTAGAAAATGGAATATCTGTGTGGCCTGGTTATTTGGAAACTGTGCCATCCTCATTGGAACAACTTTATTCAAA atATGATGAAATGAGTATCCTCTTCACAGTGTTGATTACTGAAGCTACTTTGGAGAATGGATTAATACATCTGAGAAGTAGAGACACCACAATGAAGGAAACGATGCATATATCCAAAGTAAAAGACTTTTTAACTAAATATATATCATCAGCTAAGAATGTATAG
- the POLG2 gene encoding DNA polymerase subunit gamma-2 isoform X1 — MRCGAAVRAGQKVCRCLLSGFSRVDGRQLTEGSGSFVGPLRSHGELPPVSELREGPESGGEESEVLVEICQKRRFLSGTKRQLSRDSLLSGCHPGLGPLGIELRKNLAAEWWSAVVVFREQVFPVDALYHEPGPSLPGDSAFRLVSAETLREILQDKELSKEQLGAFLENLLKTSGKLRENLLHGALEHYVNYLDLLNKRLPFGLAQIGVCFHPVSDTKQTPDGVKRIGEKTEASLVWFTSARTASQWLDFWLRHRLLWWRKFAVSPSNFSSSDCQDEAGRKGNKLYYNFPWGKEPIETLWNLGDHELLRMYPENVAQLHGRDGRKNVVPSVLSINGDLDRGMLAYLYDSFQLTENSFTRKKDLHRKVLKLHPCLAPIKVALDVGRGPTVELRQVCQGLFNELLENGISVWPGYLETVPSSLEQLYSKYDEMSILFTVLITEATLENGLIHLRSRDTTMKETMHISKGPQPHRKIVFLVSDQLTALTGNMECLYCS, encoded by the exons ATGCGCTGTGGTGCAGCCGTCAGGGCCGGCCAGAAAGTCTGCAGGTGCCTGCTGTCTGGGTTTAGTCGAGTAGATGGGAGGCAGTTGACGGAAGGGAGCGGCTCCTTTGTAGGGCCCTTGAGGTCGCACGGGGAGCTGCCCCCGGTGAGCGAGCTGAGAGAAGGCCCCGAGTCTGGCGGCGAGGAGAGCGAGGTGCTGGTTGAGATCTGTCAGAAAAGGCGTTTCCTCAGTGGCACCAAGCGACAGCTTAGTCGAGATTCTCTTCTGAGCGGGTGCCACCCCGGCCTTGGCCCCTTGGGTATAGAGTTGCGGAAGAACCTGGCGGCAGAATGGTGGTCCGCGGTGGTGGTGTTCAGGGAGCAGGTCTTCCCGGTAGACGCCCTCTACCATGAACCAGGCCCTTCGCTGCCCGGGGACAGTGCCTTCAGGTTAGTTTCTGCAGAAACGCTACGCGAAATCTTGCAAGACAAAGAGCTGAGTAAGGAACAGCTAGGAGCATTTCTTGAGAACTTACTGAAAACTTCTGGGAAACTACGGGAGAACCTTCTTCACG GTGCCTTGGAGCATTATGTTAATTACCTGGATCTGCTAAACAAGAGGCTACCTTTTGGCCTTGCTCAGATTGGAGTGTGTTTTCATCCTGTTTCTGATACTAAGCAGACACCTGATGGTGTTAAAAG AATCGGTGAAAAGACTGAAGCTTCACTGGTATGGTTTACTTCAGCAAGAACTGCAAGCCAGTGGCTTGATTTCTGGTTACGTCATCGACTCCTGTGGTGGAGAAAG tttgctgTGAGTCCATCTAACTTCAGCAGCAGTGATTGTCAGGATGAAGCGGGCCGAAAAGGAAACAAACTTTACTACAATTTTCCGTGGGGAAAGGAGCCAATAGAAACCCTGTGGAATCTAGGAGATCATGAACTTTTACGCATGTATCCTGAAAATGTAGCTCAATTACAT GGCAGAGATGGACGGAAAAATGTGGTTCCTTCTGTTTTATCCATAAATGGAGATCTAGACCGAGGCATGCTGGCATATCTCTACGATTCTTTCCAGCTAACAGAGAACTCCTTTACAAGAAAGAAAGATCTTCATAGAAAG GTGCTTAAACTTCACCCTTGTTTAGCCCCTATTAAGGTTGCTTTGGATGTGGGAAGAGGCCCAACAGTGGAACTAAGACAG GTTTGTCAAGGGCTATTTAATGAATTATTAGAAAATGGAATATCTGTGTGGCCTGGTTATTTGGAAACTGTGCCATCCTCATTGGAACAACTTTATTCAAA atATGATGAAATGAGTATCCTCTTCACAGTGTTGATTACTGAAGCTACTTTGGAGAATGGATTAATACATCTGAGAAGTAGAGACACCACAATGAAGGAAACGATGCATATATCCAAA
- the DDX5 gene encoding probable ATP-dependent RNA helicase DDX5: protein MSGYSSDRDRGRDRGFGAPRFGGSRAGPLSGKKFGNPGEKLVKKKWNLDELPKFEKNFYQEHPDLARRTAQEVETYRRSKEITVRGHNCPKPVLNFYEANFPANVMDVIARQNFTEPTAIQAQGWPVALSGLDMVGVAQTGSGKTLSYLLPAIVHINHQPFLERGDGPICLVLAPTRELAQQVQQVAAEYCRACRLKSTCIYGGAPKGPQIRDLERGVEICIATPGRLIDFLECGKTNLRRTTYLVLDEADRMLDMGFEPQIRKIVDQIRPDRQTLMWSATWPKEVRQLAEDFLKDYIHINIGALELSANHNILQIVDVCHDVEKDEKLIRLMEEIMSEKENKTIVFVETKRRCDELTRKMRRDGWPAMGIHGDKSQQERDWVLNEFKHGKAPILIATDVASRGLDVEDVKFVINYDYPNSSEDYIHRIGRTARSTKTGTAYTFFTPNNIKQVSDLISVLREANQAINPKLLQLVEDRGSGRSRGRGGMKDDRRDRYSAGKRGGFNTFRDRENYDRGYSSLLKRDFGAKTQNGVYSAANYTNGSFGSNFVSAGIQTSFRTGNPTGTYQNGYDSTQQYGSNVANMHNGMNQQAYAYPATAAAPMIGYPMPTGYSQ from the exons ATGTCGGGTTATTCGAGTGACCGAGACCGCGGCCGGGATCGAGG gtttgGTGCCCCTCGATTTGGAGGAAGTAGGGCAGGGCCCTTATCTGGAAAGAAGTTTGGAAACCCTGGGGAGAAACTGGTTAAAAAGAAGTGGAATCTTGATGAGCTGCCCAAATTTGAGAAGAATTTTTATCAGGAACACCCTGATTTGGCTAGGCGTACAGCA CAAGAGGTAGAGACATACAGAAGAAGCAAGGAAATTACAGTCAGAGGTCACAACTGTCCAAAGCCAGTCCTGAATTTTTATGAAGCAAACTTCCCTG CAAACGTCATGGATGTGATTGCAAGGCAGAACTTTACTGAACCCACAGCTATTCAAGCTCAGGGATGGCCAGTTGCTCTAAGTGGATTGGATATGGTTGGGGTAGCACAAACTGGATCTGGGAAGACGTTGTCT TATTTGCTGCCTGCCATTGTCCACATCAATCATCAGCCATTTCTAGAGAGAGGTGATGGGCCTATT TGCTTGGTGCTGGCACCAACTCGGGAACTGGCCCAACAGGTACAGCAAGTAGCTGCTGAATACTGTAGAGCATGTCGCTTGAAGTCCACTTGTATTTATGGTGGTGCTCCCAAGGGACCACAGATACGTGATTTGGAGAGAG GTGTGGAAATCTGTATTGCAACACCTGGAAGACTGATTGACTTTTTAGAATGTGGGAAAACCAATTTAAGAAGAACCACTTACCTTGTCCTTGATGAAGCAGATAGAATGCTTGACATGGGATTCGAACCCCAAATAAGGAAGATTGTGGATCAGATAAGA CCTGATAGGCAAACCCTAATGTGGAGTGCTACTTGGCCAAAAGAAGTAAGACAGCTTGCTGAAGATTTCTTGAAAGACTATATTCATATAAACATTGGTGCACTAGAACTGAGTGCAAATCACAACATTCTTCAGATTGTGGATGTGTGTCATGACgtagaaaaagatgaaaa gCTTATTCGTTTAATGGAAGAGATCATGAGTGAGAAGGAGAATAAAACCATTGTTTTCGTTGAAACCAAAAGAAGATGTGATGAACTCACTAGAAAAATGAGGAGAGATGG GTGGCCTGCCATGGGTATCCATGGCGACAAGAGTCAACAGGAACGTGACTGGGTTCTAAATG aATTCAAACATGGAAAGGCTCCTATTCTGATTGCTACAGATGTGGCCTCCAGAGGGCTAG ATGTGGAAGATGTGAAATTTGTCATCAATTATGACTACCCTAACTCCTCAGAGGATTATATTCATCGAATTGGAAGAACTGCTCGCAGTACCAAAACAGGCACAGCATACACTTTCTTTACACCTAATAACATAAAGCAAGTGAGCGACCTTATCTCTGTGCTTCGTGAAGCTAATCAAGCAATTAATCCCAAATTGCTTCAGTTGGTCGAAGACAGAGGTTCAG GTCGTTCCAGGGGTAGAGGAGGCATGAAGGATGACCGTCGGGACAGATACTCTGCGGGCAAAAGGGGTGGATTTAATACATTTAGAGACAGGGAAAATTATGACCGAGGTTATTCTAGTCTGCTTAAGAGAGATTTTGGGGCAAAAACTCAAAATGGTGTTTACAGTGCTGCAAATTACACCAATGGGAGCTTTGGAAGTAATTttgtgtctgctggtatacagaCCAGTTTTAGGACTGGTAATCCAACAGGGACTTACCAGAATGGTTATGATAGCACTCAGCAATATGGAAGTAATGTTGCAAATATGCACAATGGTATGAACCAACAGGCATATGCATATCCTGCTACTGCAGCTGCGCCTATGATTGGTTATCCAATGCCAACAGGATATTCTCAATAA